From Lujinxingia vulgaris, a single genomic window includes:
- a CDS encoding type I phosphomannose isomerase catalytic subunit → MSDMTPYMLKMRPLLIEKIWGGRKLASHFGKDLPDAGSYGESWEVADLPEGQSRVDSGPLAGRTLHEVVELWGRDLVGTAAPDAGRFPLLVKVLDAAADLSVQVHPGHADLPELPGANSKDECWMILDVEPGASIVHGLSEEVAPEDFAEAARQGTLKPMLHHAPVRPGQVVRVSPGTVHAIGAGVALLEVQEPSDTTYRVYDYNRPGLDGKLRALHLDEAMKVSRLRPSEEVAVEPVTLGEGVELRVDAPGYRLETLRLPGERRVSWEVDRSTAQVIFCVSGRALLDDGAGGTTALEAGETAVVPAALRQVRARTTDAELAVAGLGGALLIRELSAVEVGEEVAPA, encoded by the coding sequence ATGAGCGATATGACGCCTTATATGTTGAAGATGCGCCCGCTGCTGATCGAGAAGATCTGGGGCGGGCGTAAGTTGGCCTCCCATTTTGGAAAAGATCTTCCCGACGCCGGATCCTATGGCGAGAGCTGGGAGGTGGCGGATTTGCCCGAGGGACAGTCGCGGGTCGACTCCGGTCCGCTGGCCGGCCGCACGCTCCATGAGGTGGTCGAGCTCTGGGGGCGCGATCTGGTGGGCACCGCCGCGCCCGATGCCGGGCGTTTTCCGCTTCTTGTAAAAGTGCTCGACGCGGCGGCGGATCTCAGCGTGCAGGTGCATCCCGGGCATGCCGACCTGCCAGAACTTCCCGGGGCGAACTCCAAAGATGAGTGCTGGATGATCCTCGACGTCGAGCCCGGCGCCTCGATCGTGCATGGGCTCAGCGAGGAGGTCGCGCCCGAAGACTTTGCCGAAGCGGCGCGCCAGGGGACGCTTAAGCCGATGCTTCATCACGCCCCGGTGCGCCCCGGGCAGGTTGTGCGGGTGAGCCCGGGCACGGTGCACGCCATCGGCGCGGGCGTGGCATTGCTGGAGGTTCAGGAACCCTCGGACACCACCTACCGGGTCTACGACTACAATCGCCCCGGCCTCGACGGGAAGCTGCGCGCGCTGCACCTCGACGAGGCCATGAAGGTCAGTCGGCTGCGCCCCTCCGAGGAGGTGGCCGTGGAGCCTGTCACCCTTGGCGAGGGCGTGGAGCTGCGCGTAGACGCGCCGGGCTACCGCCTGGAGACTTTGCGCCTGCCTGGCGAGCGGCGGGTGAGCTGGGAGGTCGATCGCAGCACGGCGCAGGTCATTTTCTGCGTGAGCGGCCGGGCGTTGCTCGACGACGGGGCGGGCGGAACGACCGCATTGGAGGCCGGGGAGACGGCCGTGGTGCCCGCGGCATTGCGACAGGTCCGTGCCCGCACCACCGACGCCGAGCTTGCGGTGGCGGGCCTGGGCGGCGCGCTGCTCATCCGCGAGCTCAGCGCGGTGGAGGTTGGCGAGGAGGTCGCGCCGGCCTGA